Proteins encoded together in one Aminipila butyrica window:
- a CDS encoding THUMP domain-containing class I SAM-dependent RNA methyltransferase has product MKLELIATATFGLEAVVKREIEALGYKILKAEDAKITYMGDERAIVRSNLWLRCADRVLVKMAEFEALEFEDLFQTIKGIPWEEWIPADGNFKVNCSSVKSKLFSMRSCQSVSEKAIIERLKENYGVERFEKTGAEYVVKVTLLKDRATITLDTTGVGLHKRGYRQSAVTAPIKETLAAAMVQLSFWREGRLLVDPCCGSGTIPIEAAMLERNIAPGLNRRFAAEGWQAIDEKLWKEERKKAFEEIRQDKDIRIQAYDIDPAAIEAARENAADAGVEDCIEFKRMNVSELEATEMSGVIITNPPYGERIGEKEQIRKIFNKFKSFMKQNPSWSLFMITPDKTVEKQIFGRMADRRRKLYNGNMEVCYYQFHGAKVKKEEEKNQKEEN; this is encoded by the coding sequence ATGAAACTGGAATTGATTGCCACAGCCACTTTTGGGCTGGAAGCTGTTGTAAAGCGCGAGATTGAGGCGCTGGGCTACAAGATTTTGAAGGCAGAAGATGCAAAAATAACTTATATGGGCGATGAGCGGGCCATCGTCCGCTCCAACCTGTGGCTGCGGTGTGCGGACCGCGTACTGGTCAAGATGGCTGAATTTGAAGCTTTAGAGTTTGAAGATCTCTTTCAGACCATCAAAGGCATCCCTTGGGAAGAGTGGATACCGGCGGACGGGAATTTTAAGGTGAATTGTTCTTCTGTAAAGTCCAAGCTGTTCAGCATGAGAAGCTGTCAAAGCGTTTCAGAAAAGGCCATTATCGAACGACTCAAAGAAAACTATGGGGTAGAGCGTTTTGAAAAGACCGGAGCAGAATACGTGGTGAAGGTAACTTTGCTGAAGGACCGGGCAACCATTACCCTAGACACGACGGGGGTGGGTCTCCACAAGAGAGGGTACCGTCAGAGTGCTGTGACAGCACCTATTAAGGAAACCTTGGCGGCGGCTATGGTACAGTTATCTTTCTGGCGGGAAGGCCGTTTGCTGGTGGACCCTTGTTGTGGATCAGGTACGATTCCTATCGAGGCAGCCATGCTGGAGAGAAATATTGCGCCAGGTCTCAACCGCCGCTTTGCTGCGGAAGGCTGGCAAGCCATTGATGAAAAACTGTGGAAAGAAGAGCGCAAAAAGGCTTTTGAGGAAATTCGGCAAGATAAAGACATTCGGATTCAGGCCTATGATATTGATCCGGCGGCTATTGAGGCTGCCAGAGAAAATGCTGCGGATGCCGGAGTAGAGGATTGTATTGAATTTAAGCGGATGAACGTGTCAGAGTTGGAGGCTACAGAAATGAGCGGCGTTATTATCACCAACCCGCCTTATGGAGAGCGGATTGGGGAGAAGGAGCAGATTCGGAAAATTTTCAATAAGTTTAAAAGCTTTATGAAGCAAAATCCCAGCTGGTCTCTGTTTATGATTACGCCAGACAAGACCGTAGAAAAGCAGATATTTGGGCGGATGGCTGACCGACGGAGAAAGCTGTACAATGGAAACATGGAAGTCTGCTATTATCAATTCCACGGAGCCAAGGTCAAGAAAGAAGAAGAGAAGAACCAAAAAGAAGAAAATTAA
- the mreB gene encoding rod shape-determining protein — MGFSSEVGIDLGTANVLVYIKGKGVVLNEPSVVAINQDNNEILAVGEQARQMLGRTPANIVAVRPLRDGVISDYDVTERMLKYFIKKTCGNSRFFRPRIMVCVPSGVTEVEKRAVREAATQAGGKDVYLMEEPIAAAIGAGLDIAKPDGVLVIDIGGGTTDIAVISLGGIVASSSVKIAGDKFDEYIVKYMRKVHKLYIGERTAEELKMTIGTAYQREEPISMECRGRDLVSGLPKSIEVSSAEMMEALEEPLQTISEAVHSVLERTPPELAADISNSGIVITGGGALLYGIDKRIQERTGIEVRIAEDPKSCVAIGTGEALDSLEFMETNQLNRKRSNF, encoded by the coding sequence GTGGGATTTTCGTCAGAAGTTGGAATTGACCTTGGTACGGCCAATGTTTTAGTTTATATCAAAGGGAAGGGCGTGGTTCTCAACGAGCCTTCTGTAGTAGCTATCAATCAGGACAACAATGAGATTTTGGCTGTAGGGGAACAGGCCAGACAGATGTTGGGGCGGACGCCGGCTAATATTGTAGCTGTTCGTCCGTTGCGTGACGGTGTTATTTCTGATTACGATGTGACGGAACGCATGTTGAAATATTTTATTAAGAAAACCTGTGGAAACAGTCGTTTCTTCCGGCCGCGGATCATGGTCTGTGTACCCAGCGGTGTAACAGAAGTGGAAAAACGTGCGGTGCGGGAGGCGGCTACTCAGGCAGGCGGTAAGGATGTCTATCTGATGGAAGAGCCAATTGCAGCGGCTATCGGAGCGGGGCTGGATATTGCCAAACCAGACGGGGTTTTGGTTATAGATATCGGCGGAGGAACCACAGATATTGCGGTGATTTCCCTGGGAGGTATCGTGGCCAGCTCTTCTGTAAAAATTGCTGGAGACAAATTTGACGAATACATCGTAAAATATATGCGTAAGGTTCACAAGCTGTACATTGGCGAACGGACAGCGGAAGAACTGAAAATGACCATCGGTACGGCTTATCAGAGGGAAGAACCTATTTCGATGGAATGCCGAGGCCGAGATCTGGTCAGCGGTCTGCCAAAATCCATCGAGGTTTCTTCTGCGGAAATGATGGAGGCTCTGGAAGAGCCTTTACAGACCATCTCTGAGGCCGTTCACTCGGTACTGGAGCGGACACCGCCGGAACTGGCAGCGGACATCAGTAACTCGGGCATTGTTATCACCGGAGGCGGAGCTCTGCTGTACGGTATTGACAAACGAATTCAGGAACGGACAGGTATTGAGGTACGTATCGCAGAGGATCCGAAGTCCTGTGTGGCCATCGGTACCGGCGAGGCCCTGGATTCTCTAGAATTTATGGAAACCAATCAATTGAATAGAAAGCGCTCTAACTTTTAA
- a CDS encoding bactofilin family protein: MSNKGNFSQAMREILGIDSSQDKGRIDEETVEAPESSGGYMADRQTPMEPVGNDRLNQDFSQAFKQSAPNTQSVGGRTYGGTEPGLGNDTYQSQWSNSGGEEPAFYERPGFSQSAQNSFSGAFNGEPPRGTGNGNGGFGGGGNFGNTIGPGPEEPYGDGEVGTTIITRNTVVEGNIKSFENIELNGKVKGKIDTTKNVGVSGFVQGDIEATDILLEGAQIKGNINSKGALLMDKDTLLVGDVAAQNTRVDGKIKGEVNIGGNGEFLSNSVVVGNITVSNFYVQYGARMQGYINTNFSKNEEDSIFGQIVGS, from the coding sequence ATGAGTAATAAAGGAAATTTTAGCCAAGCGATGCGAGAAATTCTGGGAATAGACTCTTCTCAGGATAAAGGAAGAATCGACGAAGAGACTGTCGAAGCACCGGAAAGCAGCGGAGGTTATATGGCTGATCGTCAGACTCCAATGGAACCGGTTGGCAACGACCGCTTAAATCAGGATTTCAGTCAGGCTTTCAAGCAGAGTGCACCTAATACTCAGAGCGTGGGCGGAAGAACCTATGGGGGCACAGAACCAGGCTTAGGAAATGATACATACCAGTCACAGTGGAGCAATTCCGGCGGTGAGGAACCAGCCTTTTATGAACGACCAGGTTTTAGCCAGTCTGCTCAAAACAGCTTCTCTGGTGCCTTTAATGGAGAGCCGCCTAGGGGGACCGGCAATGGAAATGGCGGTTTCGGCGGCGGCGGAAACTTTGGAAATACCATCGGGCCAGGTCCGGAAGAACCTTATGGGGACGGTGAAGTAGGAACCACCATCATTACGAGAAACACGGTGGTGGAAGGAAATATAAAATCTTTTGAAAACATTGAATTAAACGGTAAAGTTAAGGGCAAAATTGATACGACAAAGAATGTAGGTGTATCGGGTTTTGTTCAAGGTGACATTGAAGCAACAGATATCCTTCTGGAGGGGGCCCAAATCAAAGGAAATATTAATTCCAAGGGGGCTTTGCTGATGGATAAGGACACGCTGCTGGTTGGAGATGTTGCTGCCCAAAACACCCGAGTAGACGGTAAAATAAAGGGCGAAGTGAATATTGGGGGCAATGGTGAGTTTCTATCAAACTCGGTGGTTGTCGGAAATATTACAGTATCTAACTTTTATGTACAGTACGGTGCGAGAATGCAGGGTTACATCAACACCAATTTCTCTAAGAATGAAGAGGACAGCATCTTTGGCCAGATCGTAGGCAGTTGA
- a CDS encoding polysaccharide deacetylase family protein, with product MKERSVAFYKRLIIFTALSIIMIIAGLLTFFIGSALDLWGSPPKEEQNLPAISSSTDQQKVVQSGMEKENTTTNPAVSAQKNAEKGNVVYLTFDDGSSRNTDAILELLQEEQVPATFFFNTSEKQTADSIIKKAYDAGHAIGVLTSTRGSYNTLYASVESYVADFNQSYNRILQVTGQAPSILRFPGGSINDFDRDNYKDLIQEVEARGLVYFDWNVCADDGSANISAQAMVAKGTRLPKRADTCVVLMHDNGNSSACEALKEIIGFYKENGYAFETLTADVQPITF from the coding sequence ATGAAAGAAAGAAGTGTTGCTTTTTATAAACGTTTAATTATATTTACAGCTCTTTCTATCATCATGATTATAGCAGGTTTACTAACTTTTTTCATCGGCAGTGCCCTGGATCTTTGGGGCAGCCCTCCAAAGGAAGAGCAGAATTTGCCTGCCATAAGTTCTAGTACGGACCAGCAGAAGGTGGTTCAGTCGGGAATGGAAAAGGAAAACACCACGACGAACCCTGCTGTGTCGGCGCAAAAAAATGCTGAAAAGGGGAACGTAGTCTACTTGACCTTTGACGATGGTTCTTCGCGAAATACCGATGCCATTTTAGAGCTGTTGCAGGAGGAACAAGTGCCAGCCACTTTCTTCTTTAACACCAGCGAAAAGCAGACGGCGGACAGCATCATTAAAAAAGCCTATGATGCCGGACATGCTATCGGGGTGCTCACTTCTACAAGAGGAAGCTACAATACGCTGTACGCTTCGGTGGAAAGCTATGTGGCCGATTTTAATCAGTCCTACAATCGAATTCTTCAGGTGACCGGACAGGCTCCATCGATCTTAAGGTTTCCTGGCGGCAGCATCAATGATTTTGACAGGGATAATTACAAGGATTTGATTCAAGAAGTGGAGGCCAGGGGGCTGGTCTACTTCGACTGGAATGTCTGTGCCGATGATGGTTCGGCCAATATATCAGCACAGGCTATGGTAGCCAAAGGGACCCGCCTGCCCAAAAGAGCGGATACGTGTGTGGTGCTTATGCATGATAACGGCAATAGCAGCGCCTGTGAAGCCTTAAAGGAAATCATTGGATTTTATAAAGAAAATGGATATGCCTTTGAAACGCTGACAGCAGATGTTCAACCCATCACCTTTTAA
- a CDS encoding YcxB family protein, which yields MDKNILFKVDTTMEKEDYKKFLYIAAFRRDYKTFLLMLGLAVCGSFMMASAGISMNAWKFALFSVLLFSLGFAAICLRIELRYRQQVKADSRRLFGGWTHISFYNTHLKAEADMEAGKSKRDYGKFYKLIESKSYYIFYYSSNAATVLRKEDLPKGKEEAFRTFILDKFKGRYKKI from the coding sequence ATGGATAAAAACATTCTTTTTAAAGTGGACACCACCATGGAGAAAGAGGATTACAAAAAATTCCTCTATATTGCCGCCTTTCGGAGAGACTACAAGACTTTTTTACTGATGCTGGGCCTGGCAGTGTGCGGTTCTTTTATGATGGCTTCTGCAGGCATATCCATGAATGCCTGGAAGTTTGCTCTTTTCAGCGTTTTATTGTTCAGCCTTGGCTTTGCTGCCATCTGCCTGCGCATTGAGCTTCGGTATCGACAGCAGGTTAAGGCTGATTCCCGTCGGTTGTTTGGCGGCTGGACACACATAAGCTTTTATAATACTCACCTCAAGGCAGAAGCTGATATGGAAGCCGGAAAAAGCAAGCGCGATTACGGAAAATTCTACAAGCTGATTGAATCCAAGAGCTATTACATATTCTACTACAGCTCTAATGCGGCCACTGTTTTACGAAAGGAAGATTTGCCAAAGGGAAAGGAGGAGGCTTTCAGAACCTTTATCCTGGACAAATTTAAGGGCCGGTATAAAAAAATATAA
- the spoIIID gene encoding sporulation transcriptional regulator SpoIIID produces MKDYIEERVLELARYILDTNATVRATAKKFRVSKSTVHKDITERLHEINPGLAAEVKAVLDTNKAERHIRGGLATREKYHSKSSK; encoded by the coding sequence ATGAAGGATTACATAGAAGAAAGAGTCCTGGAACTGGCCAGGTATATTCTCGATACAAATGCTACAGTCCGGGCGACTGCCAAGAAGTTCAGGGTCAGTAAGAGTACAGTGCACAAGGATATTACCGAAAGGCTCCATGAGATCAATCCTGGTCTCGCCGCAGAGGTAAAAGCTGTCCTCGACACCAATAAGGCCGAACGGCATATCCGTGGAGGTCTAGCCACTAGAGAAAAATATCATTCCAAATCCTCCAAATAG
- a CDS encoding GGDEF domain-containing protein: MVENEEKFVLVCEDRAFLKVMTETFGDDYLVESAEILKEEQTLEKYRRQVKLIVEAVPSSEKDCAFLEQKLRHFQTDEMMAFVLTCRPGQKRLAAKMAELEVADILFLPCEETILRKRIGNIIKLMFLKKQALRDPLTKAYNRRGFEKLVQKLLRERLEKAAFIMIDLDDFKRFNDQYGHHMGDQVLTGVVGTLEQVLDREDVVGRMGGDEFAIFIPHVGSPEAFHQKLSLIFRQLEIQWLEEEDAVQVLSSMGISFFPEHGQNFEELYRRADEAQYRSKADGKHRIRIYGE, encoded by the coding sequence ATGGTAGAGAACGAAGAAAAGTTTGTGCTCGTCTGTGAAGATCGGGCATTTTTGAAGGTTATGACAGAGACCTTCGGAGATGACTATCTAGTAGAATCGGCGGAAATTTTAAAGGAAGAGCAGACACTGGAAAAATATAGAAGACAGGTGAAGCTGATTGTGGAGGCGGTTCCTTCCTCAGAAAAGGACTGCGCTTTTCTGGAGCAAAAGCTTCGGCATTTTCAGACAGATGAAATGATGGCTTTTGTGCTGACTTGCCGGCCTGGTCAAAAGCGGCTGGCGGCCAAGATGGCAGAGCTGGAGGTGGCAGATATCCTGTTTTTGCCTTGCGAAGAAACCATTCTGCGAAAGCGGATTGGCAACATCATCAAGCTTATGTTCTTGAAAAAACAAGCACTGCGGGATCCCCTGACGAAAGCCTATAACCGCAGAGGTTTTGAAAAACTTGTCCAAAAACTGTTGCGAGAAAGGCTGGAAAAAGCCGCCTTCATTATGATCGACTTGGATGATTTTAAGCGGTTTAATGACCAGTATGGTCATCACATGGGCGATCAGGTGTTGACAGGCGTGGTGGGTACCTTGGAGCAGGTGCTGGATCGGGAGGATGTGGTGGGACGCATGGGAGGCGATGAATTTGCTATATTTATTCCTCATGTAGGATCTCCGGAGGCCTTTCATCAAAAATTATCCCTTATTTTCAGGCAATTGGAGATTCAGTGGCTGGAAGAGGAAGACGCAGTCCAGGTGCTCAGTTCCATGGGCATTTCTTTTTTTCCAGAGCATGGCCAAAATTTTGAGGAATTGTATCGCCGGGCAGACGAAGCACAGTATCGGTCGAAGGCCGATGGCAAGCACCGGATTCGCATATACGGCGAATGA
- a CDS encoding helix-turn-helix domain-containing protein, with protein MYRTRNHNGTNNICGQKIRAFRKEQPIRYSQRMLADEMQLHGIDMDKNAIQRIESGERFVTDIELKAFAKVLGMSCDELLK; from the coding sequence ATGTATCGCACAAGAAATCACAATGGCACCAACAATATTTGCGGCCAAAAAATCCGTGCGTTCCGGAAAGAACAGCCCATACGGTATTCTCAGCGGATGCTGGCCGATGAGATGCAGCTTCACGGCATCGATATGGATAAGAACGCCATACAGCGCATCGAAAGCGGCGAACGTTTCGTCACTGATATTGAATTAAAAGCGTTTGCAAAAGTTTTGGGCATGTCCTGCGATGAACTGCTAAAATAA
- a CDS encoding threonine aldolase family protein translates to MIFLRCDYSEGAHPQILDALTATNMEQSVGYGEDPHCLHAAALIKERIARADADIHFFVGGTQTNYTSITAFLRPHEAVIAAARAHICVHETGAVEARGHKIITTPTTDAKLNPDDIDEVIRIHEDEHFVKPKMVFISDTTELGTIYNKAELQEIRKRCDKYGLYLYLDGARLASALTSPENDLTLQDIAQLTDAFYIGGTKNGALFGEALILLNPELKKEFRWIMKQTGSMLAKGRLLGVQFETLFQDNLYFELGQHANRMATMLREGIAAKGYRFITNSPSNQIFPIFPNELVAELEKSISFEKEGPVGTQEYCIRFVTSWATPEEDIQKVIDLL, encoded by the coding sequence ATGATATTTTTACGATGTGATTATAGCGAAGGTGCTCACCCCCAGATTCTGGATGCCCTGACAGCTACTAATATGGAGCAGTCCGTAGGCTACGGAGAGGATCCCCATTGCCTCCATGCAGCAGCCTTGATCAAAGAGCGGATTGCCAGAGCCGATGCCGATATCCACTTTTTCGTAGGCGGCACCCAGACCAATTACACCTCTATTACCGCCTTTCTGCGGCCTCATGAAGCTGTTATCGCCGCGGCCAGAGCTCATATCTGCGTTCATGAAACAGGAGCGGTAGAAGCTCGGGGACATAAGATTATCACGACCCCAACCACCGACGCCAAGCTGAATCCAGATGATATTGATGAAGTAATCCGCATACATGAGGACGAGCATTTTGTCAAGCCAAAGATGGTCTTTATCTCCGACACCACCGAGTTGGGTACCATCTACAACAAGGCAGAATTGCAGGAGATCCGCAAGCGCTGCGACAAATACGGCTTATACCTGTATTTGGACGGAGCCCGGTTGGCCTCTGCCCTCACCTCTCCTGAAAATGATTTGACCCTTCAGGACATCGCTCAGCTGACAGATGCGTTCTACATCGGGGGCACGAAAAACGGTGCACTCTTCGGAGAAGCCTTAATTCTTTTAAATCCAGAATTGAAAAAAGAATTTCGGTGGATTATGAAACAAACCGGTTCCATGCTGGCCAAAGGGCGGCTTTTGGGTGTTCAGTTCGAAACGTTGTTTCAAGACAACCTGTACTTTGAGCTGGGGCAGCATGCCAATCGTATGGCAACAATGCTCCGGGAAGGAATTGCTGCCAAGGGTTACCGCTTTATTACCAATTCCCCAAGCAATCAAATTTTTCCAATCTTCCCAAATGAGTTGGTGGCAGAGTTGGAAAAGAGCATTTCTTTTGAAAAAGAAGGCCCTGTGGGAACACAGGAATACTGTATCCGCTTCGTAACCTCTTGGGCCACACCGGAAGAGGACATTCAGAAAGTCATCGATCTGTTATAA
- a CDS encoding HutD/Ves family protein: MRCKVFTKESYQISKWSGGVTTQLAIYPETAKYDQRDFMWRLSSATVEMEESDFTPLPDYDRVLIVLEGEVVLSHKDIRVSRLAAYEQDRFSGGYQTRSFGKITDFNLMVRKGSQGFAEVLPVTRDGKEIVLEDCQGYKKMSQGFYCAEGFCDIRLGKIFCQLAPGELLILQGDYGAVQRVNVRGEGKVIWTQMYYNES; encoded by the coding sequence ATGAGATGTAAGGTATTTACAAAGGAATCGTATCAAATCAGCAAGTGGTCCGGTGGGGTTACTACCCAGTTGGCAATCTATCCAGAGACGGCCAAATATGACCAGCGGGATTTTATGTGGCGGCTCAGCTCCGCTACGGTAGAGATGGAGGAGTCGGATTTTACACCCCTGCCGGACTACGACCGGGTGCTCATTGTGCTGGAAGGGGAAGTCGTGCTTTCGCACAAAGATATCCGGGTCAGCAGACTAGCAGCCTATGAGCAGGACCGATTCAGCGGAGGGTATCAGACCAGAAGTTTTGGTAAAATTACCGATTTCAACCTGATGGTGCGAAAGGGCAGCCAGGGGTTCGCTGAGGTACTGCCTGTGACAAGGGATGGAAAAGAAATCGTTTTAGAAGACTGCCAGGGATATAAGAAGATGAGTCAGGGTTTTTACTGTGCTGAGGGTTTTTGTGACATTCGGCTCGGTAAGATATTTTGTCAGCTAGCGCCGGGAGAACTGCTGATTTTGCAGGGAGATTACGGTGCGGTACAACGTGTAAATGTCAGGGGAGAGGGCAAGGTCATCTGGACCCAGATGTATTACAACGAGTCATAG
- a CDS encoding HD-GYP domain-containing protein → MIFVQTNQLKPGMIVGQTVMNEVSVVPLLQTDQKLTIRYIRRLRALNIPGIYIKTKYSEDIIARGFVDPVLKQRITTDLKSVCRNFVSKSAITSQMANTLINVSSSLMDHILSKDEYILNMVEIKTFDNYTYSHCINVASLATLIGIQLGYSRVSLQELTSAGLMHDFGKLEIPIGIINKPSSLTTDEFIVMKNHPTLAVNKLKSSMKISLTVLDGIASHHEKYDGTGYPNGLKGANIPLCGRILAVADVYDALTTARSYRPAWQTKDTLDFMASNSGTHFDPDILNAFFKTISVYPVGTMVRLTDDSIALVIKNTPGCMLDPIIRILSSKKLTAGMEINLAQTEALHIVKSIDADSEIPMEIFD, encoded by the coding sequence ATGATTTTTGTACAGACAAATCAGCTTAAACCAGGTATGATAGTCGGCCAGACTGTAATGAATGAGGTATCGGTAGTTCCCCTACTTCAGACAGATCAGAAACTGACGATCCGATATATCCGAAGGTTGCGGGCTCTAAATATTCCAGGCATATATATTAAAACGAAATACAGTGAGGACATTATCGCCCGAGGCTTCGTAGATCCTGTTTTAAAACAGCGAATCACTACGGATTTAAAAAGCGTATGCAGAAATTTTGTATCGAAGTCCGCTATTACGTCACAAATGGCCAACACCTTAATAAATGTTTCCAGTTCCCTGATGGATCATATCCTCTCTAAAGATGAATACATTTTAAACATGGTCGAAATTAAAACTTTCGATAACTATACATATTCTCACTGCATCAATGTGGCGAGTTTAGCCACCTTGATTGGTATTCAGTTGGGTTACAGTCGCGTTTCTCTTCAAGAACTGACCTCTGCTGGTTTGATGCACGACTTTGGCAAATTGGAGATTCCCATTGGTATCATCAATAAGCCCTCCTCTCTAACCACAGATGAGTTTATTGTGATGAAGAATCACCCGACCCTAGCGGTCAACAAGCTGAAGAGCTCCATGAAGATTTCCCTGACTGTTTTAGACGGTATCGCCAGCCACCACGAAAAGTATGATGGCACAGGCTATCCGAACGGATTGAAAGGTGCTAACATTCCTCTGTGCGGCCGTATACTAGCCGTCGCAGACGTCTATGACGCGTTGACTACAGCTCGCTCCTATCGGCCTGCTTGGCAAACGAAAGATACCTTAGATTTCATGGCTAGCAATTCTGGCACCCATTTTGACCCGGACATTTTAAATGCCTTCTTTAAGACCATATCCGTCTACCCGGTAGGCACTATGGTTCGGCTGACAGACGACTCTATTGCCTTGGTTATCAAGAATACCCCTGGCTGCATGCTGGATCCTATTATCCGCATCCTATCCTCAAAGAAGCTGACTGCCGGCATGGAGATTAACCTAGCTCAGACAGAAGCGCTGCACATTGTCAAATCCATCGATGCTGACAGCGAAATTCCTATGGAAATTTTCGATTGA
- the epsC gene encoding serine O-acetyltransferase EpsC, translating into MKDKFKENIQDIVEDITKNYLTEELFLAKDSMRLPDRNVIIQLLKELRVIMFPGYFASERMDCTLAPYFIGQRLSNLFEMLSKQIQLALVYTNNSKTPEIVEEAKDITVEFLQQLPKIQKLLLTDIQAAYDGDPAAGSKEQIIFSYPGLYAVFVYRMAHELYIRKVPFIPRIMTEYAHSRTGIDINAGASIGKYFFIDHGTGVVIGETTIIGDNVKLFQGVTIGALSTRGGQALAGVKRHPTIEDNVTIYSGASILGGETVIGHDCVIGGSAFITESIPPHTKVSMKNPELNLRGDDREA; encoded by the coding sequence TTGAAAGATAAATTTAAAGAGAACATTCAAGATATAGTAGAAGATATTACCAAGAATTATTTGACAGAAGAGCTATTTCTCGCTAAAGACTCTATGAGATTGCCGGATCGGAATGTGATTATTCAGCTGCTGAAGGAACTGCGGGTCATTATGTTCCCGGGATATTTTGCCTCGGAACGGATGGACTGTACCTTGGCGCCATATTTCATCGGTCAGCGGCTGTCCAATTTGTTTGAAATGCTGTCCAAACAAATTCAGCTGGCCTTGGTTTACACCAATAACAGCAAAACGCCGGAAATCGTAGAAGAAGCGAAGGATATCACGGTGGAATTCTTACAGCAGCTGCCTAAAATCCAGAAGCTGCTGCTGACAGATATCCAGGCAGCCTATGACGGAGATCCAGCGGCAGGAAGCAAGGAGCAGATTATTTTCTCTTATCCTGGTTTATACGCTGTCTTTGTTTATCGCATGGCCCACGAGCTGTATATCCGCAAGGTGCCGTTTATTCCTAGAATTATGACAGAGTATGCTCATAGCCGGACTGGCATCGACATTAACGCAGGAGCCAGTATCGGCAAATACTTCTTTATCGACCATGGTACGGGGGTGGTTATTGGAGAGACTACCATCATCGGCGATAATGTTAAGCTGTTCCAAGGAGTGACCATCGGAGCGCTGTCCACCAGGGGCGGTCAGGCACTGGCAGGCGTTAAGCGCCACCCGACCATTGAAGATAATGTAACCATCTATTCGGGAGCTTCCATTTTAGGGGGCGAGACTGTCATCGGTCATGACTGCGTCATCGGCGGCAGCGCGTTTATTACGGAATCGATTCCTCCTCATACAAAGGTCAGCATGAAGAATCCAGAGTTGAACCTGCGGGGAGACGATAGAGAGGCATAA
- the rbsB gene encoding ribose ABC transporter substrate-binding protein RbsB, whose translation MKRILVVLLVLVMALGLFGCGGEATNQDDEGGTTATIGLIVSTLNNPFFVDLKDGAQAKADELGAKLVVLDSQDNSATELSNMEDLITQGVDLILINPTDSKAVGSAVAAANEAGIPVITLDRSAETGDVVCHIASDNVAGGKLAGEFIVKELNGAGKVVELEGVPGASAAIDRGTGFNEAIAESDLEVVAKQTANFNRAEGLSVMENILQAQPEIDAVFAHNDEMALGALEAIKASGRDIMVVGFDATDDALAAVKAGDMAATVQQLPKEIGASGVEAAMKVLAGDKVDASIPVDLSLVTE comes from the coding sequence ATGAAAAGAATTCTAGTGGTTTTGTTGGTGCTGGTTATGGCATTGGGACTGTTTGGCTGCGGCGGCGAAGCGACGAATCAGGACGATGAAGGCGGCACGACTGCAACTATCGGTCTGATTGTATCGACTTTAAACAATCCGTTCTTTGTGGACCTGAAAGACGGAGCCCAGGCCAAGGCCGATGAACTGGGGGCTAAGCTGGTAGTTCTCGATTCCCAGGACAACTCTGCAACGGAGCTTTCCAACATGGAAGACTTGATTACTCAGGGAGTAGATTTAATCTTGATTAATCCGACCGATTCCAAGGCGGTGGGCAGTGCGGTAGCTGCGGCCAATGAAGCAGGCATCCCCGTTATCACCCTTGACAGATCCGCTGAGACTGGCGACGTGGTTTGTCATATCGCTTCTGACAACGTAGCTGGTGGTAAACTGGCTGGTGAGTTCATCGTCAAAGAACTGAACGGTGCAGGCAAAGTGGTTGAACTGGAAGGCGTGCCAGGAGCTTCTGCTGCTATCGACAGAGGCACAGGCTTTAATGAAGCAATCGCTGAAAGTGACCTGGAAGTAGTAGCAAAGCAGACTGCTAATTTTAACAGAGCAGAGGGCCTGTCTGTTATGGAGAACATCCTGCAGGCACAACCGGAGATTGACGCCGTATTTGCTCACAATGACGAGATGGCGTTAGGTGCACTGGAAGCGATTAAGGCTTCTGGCAGAGATATCATGGTCGTTGGCTTTGATGCGACGGACGATGCGCTGGCCGCTGTAAAGGCTGGAGATATGGCCGCTACAGTACAGCAGCTGCCGAAGGAAATCGGCGCCTCTGGCGTGGAGGCAGCTATGAAGGTGCTGGCTGGTGATAAGGTAGACGCTTCCATTCCAGTAGATCTTTCACTGGTAACCGAATAA